The following proteins are co-located in the Synechocystis sp. PCC 6714 genome:
- a CDS encoding Rpn family recombination-promoting nuclease/putative transposase, with translation MFDNLCKFLAESFSEDYAAWLLGRPIKLTKLSPTELSLEPIRADSLILEQSEDLVLHLEFQTEPDPTMGFRMLDYRVRVYRRFPQKTMHQFVIYLKHSNNDLVYQDSFRVGETVHRYQVIRLWEQPSEAFLQSPGLLPLAVLTQTSDPALKLREVATALEQIEDNRVKANLMAATSVFGGILLAPELIKTILRSEIMKESAVYQEILEEGKIAGKLEGRLEGKLEGKLEGKLEGRLEAKLETIPLLKKLGLTIAEIAKELDIDVELVNRFVANQNN, from the coding sequence ATGTTTGACAATCTGTGCAAATTTCTGGCTGAATCATTTTCCGAAGACTACGCCGCCTGGTTGCTGGGACGACCAATCAAATTGACCAAGCTCAGTCCGACGGAACTATCCCTGGAGCCAATTCGGGCTGACTCCCTGATTTTGGAGCAATCGGAAGACTTGGTTTTACATTTGGAATTCCAAACGGAGCCTGATCCTACTATGGGCTTTCGGATGTTGGACTATCGGGTGAGGGTATATCGCCGTTTTCCCCAAAAGACAATGCACCAATTCGTCATCTACTTAAAGCATAGTAATAATGACTTGGTTTATCAGGACAGTTTTCGGGTGGGGGAGACTGTCCATCGTTATCAGGTGATTCGGCTCTGGGAGCAACCATCGGAAGCGTTTCTCCAAAGCCCAGGACTATTACCCCTGGCGGTATTGACGCAGACCTCTGACCCCGCACTAAAATTGAGGGAAGTAGCGACTGCATTGGAACAGATTGAGGATAATCGGGTTAAGGCAAACCTCATGGCCGCAACCTCAGTTTTTGGAGGAATTCTGCTGGCCCCTGAGCTGATCAAGACAATTTTAAGGAGTGAAATTATGAAGGAATCCGCTGTCTATCAAGAAATTTTGGAGGAGGGTAAAATTGCCGGCAAACTGGAGGGTCGGTTGGAAGGAAAATTAGAGGGCAAATTGGAGGGCAAACTAGAAGGTAGGCTGGAGGCGAAACTAGAAACCATACCCCTACTGAAGAAATTGGGTCTTACGATCGCCGAAATTGCTAAGGAGTTAGACATTGATGTTGAACTGGTTAATCGGTTTGTCGCTAACCAGAATAATTAA
- a CDS encoding DNA cytosine methyltransferase produces MLGDRQVTNTAPTLTKSSTARSSSHGKLKHLDLFAGCGGFTLAAEQTGGKIQTTQFVEIDPDCHAVLSHHWPHIPIHADIRDYYPSPGQFDLVTAGFPCTGTSGAGTKTGLHHPQSGLFREVLRIVAQCHPPFVVIEQPLGVIHRGLRAILGGLRMVGYQGEIEIISAQELGAGHRRERLFIVSYPHGLFGHLPPSWLEQVGAMVEEQRAHSQWLTVERNGLRSDSGLSFQLVSGLGPQFCIVPTGTPARIKARKLAGRTVTPGQASIALQRVLYLHSML; encoded by the coding sequence ATGCTCGGCGATCGCCAAGTTACAAATACTGCTCCGACACTGACCAAATCATCCACTGCGAGGAGTTCTAGCCATGGAAAGCTTAAACACCTCGACCTTTTTGCCGGATGTGGGGGATTCACCCTGGCCGCAGAACAAACCGGAGGAAAAATACAAACAACTCAGTTTGTTGAAATCGACCCCGACTGCCACGCCGTTTTGTCCCACCACTGGCCCCACATCCCCATCCACGCCGACATCAGGGACTACTACCCAAGCCCAGGGCAATTTGACCTTGTTACCGCTGGTTTCCCCTGCACCGGCACCAGTGGAGCAGGAACCAAAACAGGCCTCCACCATCCCCAGTCAGGCCTCTTTCGGGAAGTGTTACGCATCGTTGCCCAGTGCCATCCCCCATTTGTCGTTATTGAGCAACCCCTGGGAGTTATCCATCGAGGCCTTAGAGCAATCCTTGGCGGACTCCGAATGGTCGGCTATCAAGGCGAAATTGAAATTATCTCGGCGCAGGAGCTTGGAGCGGGCCACCGTAGGGAAAGATTGTTTATTGTTTCCTACCCCCACGGCCTGTTTGGGCACCTACCGCCAAGCTGGCTCGAACAAGTTGGAGCAATGGTTGAGGAGCAACGGGCTCATTCCCAATGGCTCACAGTTGAGCGCAACGGCCTACGCTCTGATTCAGGGTTATCCTTCCAATTGGTTTCAGGCCTTGGCCCCCAATTCTGCATTGTCCCCACCGGAACCCCCGCCAGAATTAAAGCCCGCAAACTGGCCGGCAGAACCGTTACCCCAGGACAAGCCAGTATTGCCCTCCAGCGAGTCCTCTACCTCCACTCAATGCTCTAA
- a CDS encoding helix-turn-helix domain-containing protein: MSLCIEILREKVRKYRLSQKLIADVANRSETNISQVLAGKSVPSVESFEQILDACDKIKPGFKCDYWRSMAGNNFDLQEFVYSLSSVEFGMLLMIAGQRVQEKQGRANLVAS; encoded by the coding sequence ATGAGTCTTTGTATCGAAATATTGAGAGAGAAGGTTAGAAAATATCGCCTTTCTCAGAAATTGATTGCTGATGTGGCAAATCGTAGTGAGACTAATATTTCTCAGGTTTTAGCTGGCAAGTCTGTTCCGTCCGTTGAAAGCTTTGAGCAGATTCTTGATGCCTGTGACAAGATAAAACCTGGTTTCAAGTGTGACTATTGGCGTTCTATGGCAGGGAATAACTTCGATTTACAGGAATTTGTTTATTCTCTCAGCTCTGTCGAATTTGGGATGTTGCTTATGATTGCAGGGCAAAGGGTGCAAGAAAAGCAGGGTCGTGCAAACCTTGTTGCTTCTTAA
- a CDS encoding S8 family peptidase — protein sequence MSEPSKQFKHIQLRLSNIGTAFLDPRKRPYPSDRSFANKGNRGGHGGRLRSSVSSIISDWKDTLEKRQQEGMPDIQNVPSFILQVDPKSFDADDLRKFNIEVILELEDGYILGASADAELTKLQEKIQKFIAEEHGGGKVAEIWEILEGKFKRLEYILSPDLLARWDQILDDHIYTVDISIACVGLNSKFSDYPRQQENEDPERYARKVARWTDRRDQTLQEWERLQLDRENDFEDFVRKLDGTFLLLGDHDDRSHLALLPDSFSSRIEISGKGLKDLVANYPYVFEVSEPDQIAEPLTDGTIVASDQPSFTLDPPPPLAPKVCIIDSGIQESHRFLRVAVDSSNSRSWVPNEADQKVDRVSGGGHGTRVAGAVLYPQGVPRTGRQTAICWLQNARVLGQDCRFPDRLYIPEVLNDIVDFYHSQTSTRIFNHSINSSAPCRRTYMSAWAAEIDYLAWQKDILFIVSAGNLPTVRLPGLSITRKALTEHFEEGCAYPDFLLKDSSRIANPAQSFQALTVGSIAHCTYNRPPSTSVALQDYPSAFSCTGYGIWDSIKPEVVEYGGDLVKDEGNPPSFSTPTDVCPELVRTTIGGAPAVAADNIGTSFAAPKVTHIAAALASNFPQESCLLYKALIVQSARLPAWANDEPDLSSAIRMMGYGLPNLERALGNAPNRVTLITNGDSLIQARQAHIYQVIIPEELQSPAEAFDILIEITLSYKAEPRRTRRNKRKYLSTWLHWECSQKEESPDRFLARVLEKYEASEDQEDGSGLFDWTLGQQKNHSRRVKDTSRGVGAIQKDWAVVKSFDLRDTFCIAVVAHKGWNNDLTAQVPYALAVSFEIINSEVSIYNSFVRAQSSLQVQQQVQVST from the coding sequence ATGTCTGAGCCATCGAAACAATTCAAACATATTCAACTAAGACTGTCAAACATAGGAACTGCGTTTTTAGATCCTCGGAAGCGACCTTATCCGTCTGATCGATCCTTTGCGAATAAGGGCAATCGTGGCGGACACGGTGGAAGACTCAGGTCTTCCGTATCCTCCATTATTTCTGATTGGAAAGATACTCTTGAAAAACGCCAGCAAGAAGGAATGCCGGACATTCAAAATGTCCCTTCATTTATACTTCAAGTAGATCCAAAATCATTTGATGCAGACGACTTAAGAAAGTTTAATATTGAAGTAATTCTTGAATTAGAAGATGGTTATATTCTTGGCGCTTCGGCTGATGCTGAGTTGACTAAACTCCAGGAAAAGATTCAGAAGTTTATTGCTGAAGAACATGGTGGAGGAAAAGTCGCTGAGATCTGGGAAATTCTAGAAGGTAAGTTTAAGCGCCTTGAATACATTCTGTCGCCAGATTTGCTTGCTCGATGGGATCAGATTCTAGATGATCACATTTACACAGTTGATATCAGCATTGCCTGTGTAGGTCTCAATTCTAAATTTTCAGACTATCCACGCCAACAAGAGAATGAAGACCCTGAGAGATACGCTCGTAAGGTTGCTAGGTGGACTGATAGGCGTGACCAAACTTTGCAGGAATGGGAAAGGCTACAACTTGATAGAGAAAATGATTTTGAAGACTTCGTAAGAAAGCTTGATGGAACATTCCTTCTGCTTGGTGATCATGATGATCGCTCCCATCTTGCACTTTTGCCCGATAGTTTCTCTAGTCGCATTGAGATTTCTGGCAAGGGCTTGAAAGACTTAGTTGCCAATTATCCCTACGTTTTTGAGGTTAGCGAACCAGATCAAATAGCTGAACCATTAACAGATGGTACTATAGTGGCAAGTGATCAACCTTCATTTACACTTGATCCGCCACCACCATTAGCTCCAAAGGTCTGCATCATTGATAGTGGCATCCAAGAAAGCCATCGTTTCTTGCGTGTTGCCGTAGATAGCAGTAATTCGCGATCATGGGTTCCTAATGAGGCTGATCAAAAAGTGGATCGTGTATCAGGTGGTGGGCATGGTACACGAGTCGCTGGAGCAGTTTTATATCCTCAAGGAGTGCCACGTACTGGTCGGCAAACAGCAATCTGTTGGCTTCAAAACGCTAGGGTTTTAGGACAGGATTGCAGATTTCCTGACAGATTATACATACCAGAAGTTTTAAACGACATCGTAGATTTCTATCATTCCCAAACAAGTACTCGCATCTTTAATCACTCAATTAATAGTTCAGCCCCTTGTCGAAGGACTTACATGAGTGCTTGGGCTGCTGAAATAGATTACCTTGCTTGGCAAAAAGACATTCTTTTTATTGTTTCAGCCGGAAACCTCCCTACTGTTCGACTTCCAGGACTGAGTATTACTCGCAAGGCTCTCACAGAGCACTTTGAGGAAGGGTGTGCATATCCAGATTTTTTACTAAAGGATTCGTCTCGGATCGCTAATCCTGCCCAAAGCTTTCAAGCTTTAACTGTAGGATCGATCGCTCATTGTACCTATAATCGTCCACCGAGTACTTCTGTGGCATTACAAGACTATCCCTCAGCATTTTCCTGCACAGGCTATGGCATTTGGGATTCGATAAAGCCTGAAGTCGTTGAGTATGGCGGAGATCTAGTCAAAGACGAGGGGAATCCGCCTAGCTTTTCTACACCTACGGATGTTTGCCCCGAGTTAGTAAGGACGACGATAGGGGGAGCGCCAGCAGTTGCAGCGGATAATATTGGCACTTCCTTTGCAGCGCCTAAAGTGACTCATATTGCAGCAGCCTTGGCATCTAATTTCCCACAGGAAAGTTGCTTGCTCTATAAAGCTTTGATTGTGCAATCAGCAAGATTACCTGCATGGGCTAATGATGAACCTGATCTTTCCTCAGCTATCCGTATGATGGGATACGGTTTGCCTAATCTTGAGCGTGCACTTGGTAATGCACCTAATCGTGTGACATTGATTACTAATGGGGATAGTCTAATCCAAGCGCGACAAGCACATATTTATCAAGTAATCATTCCAGAAGAACTGCAATCTCCAGCAGAAGCTTTTGATATTCTTATTGAGATTACACTTTCTTATAAAGCTGAACCACGTCGAACACGGCGTAATAAACGCAAATATTTATCTACTTGGTTACATTGGGAATGTAGTCAAAAAGAAGAATCACCAGATAGATTTTTAGCTAGGGTTCTTGAAAAATACGAAGCTTCTGAGGATCAGGAAGATGGATCTGGATTATTCGACTGGACACTTGGACAGCAGAAAAATCATAGTAGACGGGTAAAAGATACTTCTAGAGGAGTTGGGGCAATTCAGAAAGATTGGGCAGTAGTCAAATCTTTCGACTTGCGAGACACTTTCTGTATAGCAGTTGTAGCTCATAAAGGCTGGAATAATGATTTAACAGCTCAAGTGCCTTATGCTCTAGCTGTTAGTTTTGAAATCATAAATTCGGAAGTTTCTATTTATAATTCATTTGTCCGAGCTCAATCTTCATTACAAGTGCAACAGCAAGTGCAAGTGAGTACCTGA
- a CDS encoding 26S protease regulatory subunit, which translates to MKGEVLKRLFRAVAGDDSQAVQNMLSIVVEEERKLGHTNLASQLESILRKKTNPVKSENSSLNPTRESTSKFLERAASKASDRQSLTLLSSKHRFNHPFIVTIPRDNLRHHMILADAVETRFRRIEREYAARDRLAHHGLRYRQKILLYGSPGCGKTMGAERIAWNTGLTLVKVRFDAMVSSYLGETATNLREVFETAAAFPCLLFIDECDALAKSREDSQEVGEIKRVVNTFLQLLDEYEVSNGLLVAATNLTKFLDEAVWRRFDDAIEVPKPTKREIEVILKQTLSSVEVGSINWNSIIQKMLNFSAAQVVRVAQDAAKRAILDREELVIQEHLEESIQDVLASHV; encoded by the coding sequence ATGAAGGGAGAGGTACTAAAACGCCTATTCCGCGCTGTTGCCGGTGATGATTCACAGGCAGTACAGAACATGCTGTCAATCGTAGTAGAAGAAGAACGCAAGTTAGGACATACTAATCTTGCCAGTCAACTTGAAAGTATTCTGCGGAAAAAAACTAATCCTGTCAAATCTGAAAATTCATCATTAAACCCCACACGAGAAAGTACTTCAAAGTTTTTGGAGAGAGCCGCGTCTAAAGCATCCGACAGACAGTCTCTCACTCTCCTGTCGAGTAAACATAGGTTCAATCATCCGTTTATTGTTACGATTCCTCGTGATAATTTGCGGCATCATATGATTCTTGCTGATGCCGTAGAAACACGATTTCGCCGTATTGAACGGGAATATGCTGCTCGTGATCGACTTGCCCATCATGGGTTGCGCTATCGCCAAAAGATTTTGCTTTACGGTTCTCCAGGGTGCGGCAAAACGATGGGAGCCGAACGTATTGCTTGGAATACAGGTTTAACTTTGGTCAAAGTTCGCTTCGATGCAATGGTATCTTCCTATTTAGGAGAAACTGCTACTAACCTACGCGAAGTATTTGAGACTGCTGCTGCATTTCCATGTTTGCTCTTTATTGATGAATGTGATGCATTGGCAAAATCTCGTGAAGATAGTCAGGAAGTTGGTGAAATTAAACGGGTAGTTAATACGTTCCTTCAGCTACTTGACGAGTATGAAGTCTCAAATGGGTTACTTGTTGCTGCAACTAATCTAACTAAATTTTTAGATGAAGCTGTATGGCGAAGATTTGATGATGCTATTGAAGTACCAAAGCCGACAAAGCGGGAAATTGAAGTTATCTTAAAACAGACACTCTCTTCGGTTGAGGTTGGGTCAATTAATTGGAACTCGATTATACAAAAGATGCTCAATTTCTCGGCTGCACAGGTGGTCAGGGTTGCTCAAGATGCGGCGAAGCGTGCCATTCTAGATCGAGAAGAGTTAGTCATTCAAGAACATTTAGAAGAATCAATTCAAGACGTTTTAGCTTCTCATGTCTGA
- a CDS encoding SurA N-terminal domain-containing protein: MTAKPTASWPLPFTWTPPALAQLTDEEDGEIEEPDLLEIGSEDDPELMEDPQGQPNPFLDPELDDLVDKKISEDVWSQMLGDLPCSVATESCVNQLQNTAIQNSRLLADLQDKIDESIAAVEEARQKNLDSIAISNFSPFLQVFLYSTLGPVSNGVEAPVNNPFRLILGNVAAAFLGQGLGSLFNWSQYAGNDSQQQRAIAIGDIQIKIAELQRNRAELQQKLREQVTVEVLKLEELARAFQIEQAIAKRDKQRLEIAKVSYRFGEGDSERYLAQLSSYDRQKAATFREWSRLRSQVITVKLLVLGGGDGE; this comes from the coding sequence TTGACCGCCAAACCGACGGCAAGCTGGCCGTTACCCTTTACCTGGACACCACCGGCCCTAGCTCAACTAACTGATGAGGAAGACGGGGAAATTGAGGAACCGGATCTGCTGGAAATTGGTAGTGAGGATGACCCGGAATTGATGGAAGACCCCCAGGGGCAACCCAATCCTTTCCTTGACCCGGAACTGGATGATTTAGTAGATAAAAAAATTAGTGAGGATGTTTGGTCACAGATGCTGGGGGACTTGCCCTGTAGTGTGGCGACGGAATCCTGTGTTAATCAACTGCAAAATACCGCCATCCAAAATTCCCGTCTCTTGGCAGACCTCCAGGACAAAATTGATGAGAGCATCGCCGCTGTGGAAGAGGCCAGGCAAAAGAATCTGGACTCCATTGCCATCTCTAATTTCTCCCCTTTCCTCCAGGTCTTTCTCTACTCCACCCTGGGGCCCGTCAGCAATGGGGTGGAAGCACCGGTCAATAATCCCTTCCGTCTCATCCTTGGGAATGTGGCGGCCGCTTTCCTGGGCCAGGGCTTGGGTTCTTTGTTCAACTGGTCACAATACGCTGGCAATGACTCCCAGCAACAACGGGCGATCGCCATTGGGGATATTCAAATCAAAATTGCCGAACTACAACGCAATAGAGCGGAATTACAGCAAAAACTCCGGGAACAGGTAACAGTGGAAGTCCTCAAACTGGAGGAATTGGCCCGGGCTTTTCAAATTGAGCAGGCGATCGCCAAGCGGGATAAACAACGCCTCGAAATTGCCAAGGTCTCCTACCGCTTTGGGGAGGGGGACAGTGAAAGATATTTGGCTCAACTGAGTAGCTACGACCGCCAAAAAGCCGCAACTTTTCGGGAATGGTCACGGCTGAGGAGTCAAGTGATAACGGTTAAATTGCTGGTGCTCGGTGGTGGGGACGGTGAATAA